A genomic segment from Diospyros lotus cultivar Yz01 chromosome 5, ASM1463336v1, whole genome shotgun sequence encodes:
- the LOC127802208 gene encoding auxin-responsive protein SAUR64-like, whose product MIRPKKLTTMPRKWEKVASLGTKRSALPVFNNSVTADTSRKRLVANKGHFVIYTSDQKRLQMPLLYLENKIFRALLKLSEDKFGLPRGGPITLPCDAVFMKYVASLIQRGISKDLEEALLLSINTSFCLSLSSQQEASSQQLLVRGY is encoded by the coding sequence ATGATCAGACCAAAGAAGCTCACCACAATGCCTAGAAAGTGGGAGAAAGTTGCTTCCTTGGGGACAAAAAGAAGTGCTCTGCCAGTATTCAACAACAGCGTGACTGCTGACACTAGCAGAAAACGTTTAGTGGCCAATAAAGGCCATTTTGTTATCTACACTAGTGATCAAAAGCGTCTACAAATGCCACTACTGtatcttgaaaataaaattttcagaGCTCTCCTCAAGCTATCTGAAGATAAGTTTGGATTGCCAAGAGGTGGGCCAATCACATTGCCATGCGATGCAGTCTTCATGAAGTATGTTGCCTCACTCATACAACGGGGTATAAGTAAAGATCTAGAGGAAGCTTTGCTCCTTTCCATCAATACAAGTTTCTGTTTATCACTTTCTTCCCAGCAAGAAGCAAGCAGCCAACAGCTGCTAGTTCGTGGCTACTGA
- the LOC127802209 gene encoding auxin-responsive protein SAUR64-like: MARKWEKVASMGKKRSALTVLDNNETADTCKRFLMPNKGHFVIYTSDQKRLEIPVLYLENKIFLELLKISEDEFGLPRDGPIILPCDAVFIKYIASLIQRGLSRELEEALLLSINASFCSSVCFHQEASSQQLLVYG; encoded by the coding sequence ATGGCTAGAAAGTGGGAGAAGGTTGCTTCCATGGGGAAGAAAAGAAGTGCTCTGACAGTATTGGACAACAATGAGACTGCTGACACTTGCAAAAGATTTTTGATGCCTAATAAAGGCCATTTTGTTATCTACACTAGTGATCAAAAGCGTCTAGAAATTCCAGTATTGTATCtcgaaaataaaatttttctagaGCTCCTCAAGATATCAGAAGATGAGTTTGGACTGCCAAGAGATGGACCAATCATATTGCCATGCGATGCGGTCTTCATAAAGTATATTGCATCGCTCATCCAAAGGGGTCTAAGTAGAGAACTAGAGGAAGCATTGCTTCTTTCCATCAATGCAAGTTTCTGCTCGTCAGTGTGTTTCCATCAAGAAGCAAGCAGCCAACAACTGTTAGTTTATGGCTAA